The following is a genomic window from Gloeocapsa sp. DLM2.Bin57.
AAATAAGGACGCGATTCATCTCACGCTTATTTGAGAAAATAAAGCTTGAGGCTTCTCGCGGTTAAGCTAAAAGCTGGAGAAAGCTTTTTAGATAGGTATGTTCCGCTTAAACCAAAACATCCCAAAATCAAAGCACGACGTATCCGCGAAAAGTCTCTAGATGATTGAGATAGTTTTTTGGTCATGACTGAGAATCACTTAGTTTATCGATTAAGATTCATCACAATCATAACACACTTCTCTTTAAGCAACAATTGCACAATTGCCCTCAATGGGATAACCTACCGCTTTCCAAGCGGCTAAACCCCCTGTCAATTCAAATACGTTTTTAAATCCTGCTGTTCTGAGTAGGTTGGCTATGGTGCTAGTTTTTTCGTCAGTAGAATGATATATGTAAATATCTCTGGTTAATTCTAAAGTTTTTATT
Proteins encoded in this region:
- a CDS encoding rhodanese-like domain-containing protein, producing MHPQVQLTPNQKTIPQNLKQRLDWGEPALTIIDARARSAFNISHIMGAISLPETELIPRAIKTLELTRDIYIYHSTDEKTSTIANLLRTAGFKNVFELTGGLAAWKAVGYPIEGNCAIVA